The following proteins come from a genomic window of Ictalurus furcatus strain D&B chromosome 26, Billie_1.0, whole genome shotgun sequence:
- the lig4 gene encoding DNA ligase 4 isoform X1: protein MEGSSKGERTEETSKSDAASKTFVAAQVPFLDLCTVLENIQKTKHRPDKAKCLKDFLDSWRRFHAALHKDNPNTTDSFYPAMRLIVPPFERERMAYGIKENMLAKLYIEVLGLPKSGPEANKLLNYRAPTTAKGESGDFALTAYFVLKKRCTSQGNLSIKEVNDFLDSVSINNASKQKDLVKKSLLHLITQSSALEQKWLIRMILKDMKLGISKETVLQVFHSDAPELYNVSTDLERVCRQLHDPSISLSEVSIGLFSAFKPMLAAVANIRQVEKQMGNKPFYIETKLDGERIQLHKDGDVYKYYSRNSYEYTQQFGSSPLEGSLTPYIHDVFKSHVVNCILDGEMMAYNFTTETFMQKGSKFDVKRLVEDSDLQTCFCVFDVLLVNDQKFGNEPLKKRYDTLQTVFTPVKGRIQLVQYTEAKTRQEVINALNEAIDNRDEGIMVKDPMSIYKPDKRGEGWLKIKPEYVDGVMDELDLLIVGGYWGKGRRSGMLSHFLCAVAETPSPGQKPTVFHTLCRIGSGYTMKELYELGLKLAKHWKVFRKSSPPPGIWCGTEKPEVYIEPRNSVIIQVKAAEIVTSDMYKTNCTLRFPRIERIREDKEWYECMTLDELNQFRDKASGKLASKHFHFQEDEPEKRKRKLASKPKKTIGIVDHFKAQDLSTVTKETDMFEDVEFCVMSGSNTHSKAELEKAVACCGGIVVQNPGKDTYCVIAGVENVRVKNLIGSNQHDVVWASWLLECVDRKQVLPWQPRHMIHMSPSTKEHFAKEYDCYGDSYYVDTDEQQLRDVFSRMGTVDMDAVSIASIEQKYGWDDLPTSMFRPYRAYFDRCSDIGDPESLIKFTCLDFRALEFRFHGGTVVERLEEGISHVVMAGEERLLDLRTHRRLFTKKFKIVRETWVTDSIKAGHVLNDNDYLV, encoded by the coding sequence ATGGAGGGCTCATCCAAAGGTGAGAGAACAGAGGAAACATCCAAAAGTGACGCTGCATCTAAAACATTTGTGGCTGCACAAGTGCCATTTCTTGACCTGTGCACTGTTCTTGAGAATATTCAGAAAACCAAACATCGGCCAGACAAGGCCAAGTGCTTAAAGGATTTCTTAGATTCATGGAGAAGGTTTCATGCAGCTCTTCACAAAGATAATCCCAACACGACAGATTCATTCTACCCAGCCATGCGTCTTATTGTGCCTCCTTTTGAAAGGGAGAGAATGGCCTATGGTATCAAAGAAAACATGTTAGCCAAACTCTACATTGAGGTCTTGGGGCTTCCAAAATCGGGGCCAGAGGCAAATAAACTTCTCAATTACCGAGCGCCTACTACAGCCAAAGGAGAATCTGGAGACTTTGCCCTTACAGCTTACTTTGTCCTCAAAAAGAGATGCACAAGCCAGGGTAATCTAAGCATCAAAGAGGTCAATGACTTCTTGGACTCTGTATCGATAAATAATGCCAGCAAGCAGAAAGACCTTGTGAAGAAAAGCCTTTTACATTTGATTACACAAAGCTCAGCTTTGGAACAGAAATGGCTTATTCGTATGATCCTGAAAGACATGAAACTTGGGATTAGCAAGGAGACCGTTCTCCAGGTTTTTCACTCAGATGCTCCAGAGCTCTACAATGTCTCTACGGACTTGGAGAGGGTCTGCAGACAGCTACATGACCCCTCTATTTCCTTGAGTGAGGTGTCCATCGGCCTGTTTTCCGCCTTCAAACCCATGCTGGCAGCTGTTGCCAACATCCGCCAAGTGGAGAAACAGATGGGGAACAAGCCCTTCTATATTGAGACCAAGCTGGATGGTGAGCGCATTCAACTTCATAAGGATGGGGATGTATACAAATACTACAGCCGTAACTCCTATGAATACACGCAACAGTTTGGGTCCTCACCACTAGAGGGTTCCCTCACACCATACATCCACGATGTCTTTAAATCTCATGTTGTTAATTGCATCTtagatggagagatgatggCTTATAACTTCACCACAGAGACCTTCATGCAAAAAGGCAGCAAATTTGATGTCAAGCGGTTGGTGGAAGACTCTGATTTACAAACatgcttttgtgtgtttgaCGTTCTGCTTGTCAATGACCAGAAGTTTGGAAATGAGCCTCTCAAGAAGCGTTACGACACTCTCCAGACAGTCTTCACACCCGTCAAAGGCCGGAtccagctggtacagtacactgAAGCCAAAACCAGGCAGGAAGTGATAAATGCCCTCAATGAAGCTATTGACAACCGTGACGAAGGCATCATGGTCAAAGATCCCATGTCCATCTACAAACCAGATAAACGTGGTGAAGGCTGGCTGAAGATCAAACCTGAATATGTTGATGGCGTGATGGATGAATTGGATTTGCTAATAGTGGGAGGCTATTGGGGTAAAGGCAGACGGAGTGGAATGTTGTCCCACTTTCTCTGTGCTGTTGCTGAAACGCCAAGTCCTGGACAGAAGCCAacagtgttccatacactcTGTCGAATTGGATCAGGCTACACCATGAAAGAGCTCTACGAGCTTGGCCTGAAACTGGCCAAACACTGGAAGGTTTTTCGCAAGAGTAGCCCTCCACCAGGCATTTGGTGTGGGACAGAGAAGCCAGAGGTTTACATTGAGCCAAGAAACTCGGTGATCATTCAAGTCAAAGCGGCGGAGATTGTTACCAGTGACATGTACAAAACTAACTGCACTCTGCGATTCCCCAGGATTGAGAGGATCCGAGAGGACAAAGAATGGTATGAGTGCATGACCTTGGATGAGTTAAATCAGTTCCGTGATAAAGCCTCGGGTAAGCTGGCATCCAAGCACTTTCACTTCCAGGAAGATGAGCCGGAGAAGAGGAAACGGAAACTCGCATCCAAGCCCAAAAAGACCATTGGCATTGTTGACCACTTCAAAGCTCAAGACCTGTCCACTGTCACCAAAGAGACTGACATGTTTGAAGATGTGGAATTCTGTGTAATGAGCGGAAGCAACACTCATTCCAAGGCCGAGCTTGAAAAGGCAGTGGCCTGTTGCGGAGGCATTGTAGTCCAGAACCCTGGAAAGGACACATACTGTGTGATTGCAGGTGTTGAGAATGTGCGGGTAAAGAACCTCATCGGTTCAAACCAACATGATGTAGTATGGGCTTCCTGGCTCCTGGAATGTGTGGACAGGAAACAGGTGCTACCATGGCAACCACGACACATGATCCACATGTCCCCTTCCACAAAGGAACACTTTGCTAAAGAGTATGATTGCTATGGAGACAGTTACTACGTCGACACAGATGAGCAGCAGCTGAGGGATGTCTTCAGTAGAATGGGCACTGTTGACATGGATGCCGTATCCATAGCTTCAATCGAGCAGAAGTACGGCTGGGATGACTTGCCCACTAGCATGTTCAGACCTTACCGTGCCTACTTTGATCGATGTTCTGATATCGGAGATCCAGAAAGTCTTATTAAGTTTACATGTCTGGACTTTCGGGCTCTGGAGTTTCGCTTTCATGGGGGCACAGTAGTAGAAAGACTAGAAGAAGGCATCTCGCATGTAGTCATGGCGGGAGAAGAGCGATTATTGGACCTAAGGACACACAGACGCCTCTTTACTAAGAAGTTTAAGATTGTTCGAGAAACATGGGTGACTGATTCTATTAAAGCAGGACACGTACTTAATGACAATGATTACCTTGTGTAA
- the lig4 gene encoding DNA ligase 4 isoform X2 → MEGSSKGERTEETSKSDAASKTFVAAQVPFLDLCTVLENIQKTKHRPDKAKCLKDFLDSWRRFHAALHKDNPNTTDSFYPAMRLIVPPFERERMAYGIKENMLAKLYIEVLGLPKSGPEANKLLNYRAPTTAKGESGDFALTAYFVLKKRCTSQGNLSIKEVNDFLDSVSINNASKQKDLVKKSLLHLITQSSALEQKWLIRMILKDMKLGISKETVLQVFHSDAPELYNVSTDLERVCRQLHDPSISLSEVSIGLFSAFKPMLAAVANIRQVEKQMGNKPFYIETKLDDGEMMAYNFTTETFMQKGSKFDVKRLVEDSDLQTCFCVFDVLLVNDQKFGNEPLKKRYDTLQTVFTPVKGRIQLVQYTEAKTRQEVINALNEAIDNRDEGIMVKDPMSIYKPDKRGEGWLKIKPEYVDGVMDELDLLIVGGYWGKGRRSGMLSHFLCAVAETPSPGQKPTVFHTLCRIGSGYTMKELYELGLKLAKHWKVFRKSSPPPGIWCGTEKPEVYIEPRNSVIIQVKAAEIVTSDMYKTNCTLRFPRIERIREDKEWYECMTLDELNQFRDKASGKLASKHFHFQEDEPEKRKRKLASKPKKTIGIVDHFKAQDLSTVTKETDMFEDVEFCVMSGSNTHSKAELEKAVACCGGIVVQNPGKDTYCVIAGVENVRVKNLIGSNQHDVVWASWLLECVDRKQVLPWQPRHMIHMSPSTKEHFAKEYDCYGDSYYVDTDEQQLRDVFSRMGTVDMDAVSIASIEQKYGWDDLPTSMFRPYRAYFDRCSDIGDPESLIKFTCLDFRALEFRFHGGTVVERLEEGISHVVMAGEERLLDLRTHRRLFTKKFKIVRETWVTDSIKAGHVLNDNDYLV, encoded by the exons ATGGAGGGCTCATCCAAAGGTGAGAGAACAGAGGAAACATCCAAAAGTGACGCTGCATCTAAAACATTTGTGGCTGCACAAGTGCCATTTCTTGACCTGTGCACTGTTCTTGAGAATATTCAGAAAACCAAACATCGGCCAGACAAGGCCAAGTGCTTAAAGGATTTCTTAGATTCATGGAGAAGGTTTCATGCAGCTCTTCACAAAGATAATCCCAACACGACAGATTCATTCTACCCAGCCATGCGTCTTATTGTGCCTCCTTTTGAAAGGGAGAGAATGGCCTATGGTATCAAAGAAAACATGTTAGCCAAACTCTACATTGAGGTCTTGGGGCTTCCAAAATCGGGGCCAGAGGCAAATAAACTTCTCAATTACCGAGCGCCTACTACAGCCAAAGGAGAATCTGGAGACTTTGCCCTTACAGCTTACTTTGTCCTCAAAAAGAGATGCACAAGCCAGGGTAATCTAAGCATCAAAGAGGTCAATGACTTCTTGGACTCTGTATCGATAAATAATGCCAGCAAGCAGAAAGACCTTGTGAAGAAAAGCCTTTTACATTTGATTACACAAAGCTCAGCTTTGGAACAGAAATGGCTTATTCGTATGATCCTGAAAGACATGAAACTTGGGATTAGCAAGGAGACCGTTCTCCAGGTTTTTCACTCAGATGCTCCAGAGCTCTACAATGTCTCTACGGACTTGGAGAGGGTCTGCAGACAGCTACATGACCCCTCTATTTCCTTGAGTGAGGTGTCCATCGGCCTGTTTTCCGCCTTCAAACCCATGCTGGCAGCTGTTGCCAACATCCGCCAAGTGGAGAAACAGATGGGGAACAAGCCCTTCTATATTGAGACCAAGCTGGATG atggagagatgatggCTTATAACTTCACCACAGAGACCTTCATGCAAAAAGGCAGCAAATTTGATGTCAAGCGGTTGGTGGAAGACTCTGATTTACAAACatgcttttgtgtgtttgaCGTTCTGCTTGTCAATGACCAGAAGTTTGGAAATGAGCCTCTCAAGAAGCGTTACGACACTCTCCAGACAGTCTTCACACCCGTCAAAGGCCGGAtccagctggtacagtacactgAAGCCAAAACCAGGCAGGAAGTGATAAATGCCCTCAATGAAGCTATTGACAACCGTGACGAAGGCATCATGGTCAAAGATCCCATGTCCATCTACAAACCAGATAAACGTGGTGAAGGCTGGCTGAAGATCAAACCTGAATATGTTGATGGCGTGATGGATGAATTGGATTTGCTAATAGTGGGAGGCTATTGGGGTAAAGGCAGACGGAGTGGAATGTTGTCCCACTTTCTCTGTGCTGTTGCTGAAACGCCAAGTCCTGGACAGAAGCCAacagtgttccatacactcTGTCGAATTGGATCAGGCTACACCATGAAAGAGCTCTACGAGCTTGGCCTGAAACTGGCCAAACACTGGAAGGTTTTTCGCAAGAGTAGCCCTCCACCAGGCATTTGGTGTGGGACAGAGAAGCCAGAGGTTTACATTGAGCCAAGAAACTCGGTGATCATTCAAGTCAAAGCGGCGGAGATTGTTACCAGTGACATGTACAAAACTAACTGCACTCTGCGATTCCCCAGGATTGAGAGGATCCGAGAGGACAAAGAATGGTATGAGTGCATGACCTTGGATGAGTTAAATCAGTTCCGTGATAAAGCCTCGGGTAAGCTGGCATCCAAGCACTTTCACTTCCAGGAAGATGAGCCGGAGAAGAGGAAACGGAAACTCGCATCCAAGCCCAAAAAGACCATTGGCATTGTTGACCACTTCAAAGCTCAAGACCTGTCCACTGTCACCAAAGAGACTGACATGTTTGAAGATGTGGAATTCTGTGTAATGAGCGGAAGCAACACTCATTCCAAGGCCGAGCTTGAAAAGGCAGTGGCCTGTTGCGGAGGCATTGTAGTCCAGAACCCTGGAAAGGACACATACTGTGTGATTGCAGGTGTTGAGAATGTGCGGGTAAAGAACCTCATCGGTTCAAACCAACATGATGTAGTATGGGCTTCCTGGCTCCTGGAATGTGTGGACAGGAAACAGGTGCTACCATGGCAACCACGACACATGATCCACATGTCCCCTTCCACAAAGGAACACTTTGCTAAAGAGTATGATTGCTATGGAGACAGTTACTACGTCGACACAGATGAGCAGCAGCTGAGGGATGTCTTCAGTAGAATGGGCACTGTTGACATGGATGCCGTATCCATAGCTTCAATCGAGCAGAAGTACGGCTGGGATGACTTGCCCACTAGCATGTTCAGACCTTACCGTGCCTACTTTGATCGATGTTCTGATATCGGAGATCCAGAAAGTCTTATTAAGTTTACATGTCTGGACTTTCGGGCTCTGGAGTTTCGCTTTCATGGGGGCACAGTAGTAGAAAGACTAGAAGAAGGCATCTCGCATGTAGTCATGGCGGGAGAAGAGCGATTATTGGACCTAAGGACACACAGACGCCTCTTTACTAAGAAGTTTAAGATTGTTCGAGAAACATGGGTGACTGATTCTATTAAAGCAGGACACGTACTTAATGACAATGATTACCTTGTGTAA